In the genome of Halobacteriovorax sp. DA5, the window GATCGATCAGATCGTTAAAGGTAAACTTGGTAAGCTAGCAAAAGAAGTATGTCTTCTTGAGCAAGTTTTCATCAAGAACCCAGACTTTACTATCAAGAAGCTTGTTGCTGATGTAGCTGGTAAAGTTGGTGGTGACATTACTGTAACTGCTTTCCACAAAATCAATCTTGGAGAAGGGATTGAGAAGAAAGAAGACAACTTAGCGGAAGAAGTTGCTAAGATGACTCAACAGTAAAATTAATTACTAAATACGAGAAAGGGCTTTTTTAAGCCCTTTTTTTTTGCAATTACAGTGTAGTGTTATTGGGGATTTATGAAATATAAAAGAATTTTATTAAAACTTTCTGGTGAGGCCTTAGCTGGTGAAGCTGGTTATGGTGTAACTCACGATGTTCTTAACCAAATTTCAGAAGAGGTTAAAGAGCTAGTCGCAATGGGTGTTGAAGTTGCGATCGTTGTTGGTGGTGGTAATATTCACCGTGGTGTAGCAGGTGCTACAAGAGGTATGGACCGTACTTCTTCAGATCATATGGGTATGTTGGCGACTGTCATAAATGCGCTTGCTATGCAGGATTCTCTTGAGCAAAAAGGTGTATTTACGAGAGTAATGTCGGCTATTAATATGCAAGAAGTTTGTGAACCTTATATCAGACGTCGCGCAGAGAGACACCTTGAGAAGAAACGTGTTGTTATCTTTGCAGCAGGTACTGGTAATCCTTACTTCACAACAGATACAGCGGCAGCTTTAAGAGCAAATGAAATTGACGCACAGGTAATTTTTAAAGCAACAAAAGTTGACGGAATCTATGATAAAGATCCAATGAAATATGATGACGCAGTTAAGTTTGATCAATTAAAATATATCGACGTATTAAATAAAGGAATTAAAGTAATGGATTCTGCAGCTATCTCACTTTGTATGGATAATGAGATGGAAATTGTGGTATTTAATATGTTTGAAAAAGGTAATATTGCTAAGGCCGTAGCTGGTGAAAGCATTGGAACTAAAGTTATTAAATAATTTATAAGAGGTATATTATGATTAATGAAATTAAATCATCATTAGAAACTGGTATGTCAAAATCAATTGATTCTTTAAAGCATCAATTAACAAAAATCAGAACTGGTCGTGCATCAGCTTCTGTTTTAGATGGTATAACTGTTGATTACTATGGTTCTCCAACTCCTGTTAATCAAGTTGGACAAATTTCAACTCCAGAAGCAAGACTTCTTCAGATTCAACCATTTGATAAAACACTTATCAGTGAAATTGAAAAATCAATTATCAATGCTAACTTAGGTCTAAACCCATCAAACGATGGTAATCTAATTAGAATTGCTTTCCCTGCACTAACTGAGCAAACAAGAAAAGAGCAGGTAAAAGAAATTAAAAAAATTGGTGAAGATAGTAAGATTGCAATTCGTAACGTACGTCGTGATGGAAATGAACTTGTGAAAAAAGCTGAAAAAGCAAAAGAGATTTCTGAAGATGATTCTAAGAAATTTCAAACTGAAATTCAGACTGTAACTGATAAGTATACTAAACAAGTTGATGAAATCATTGCTGCTAAAGAGAAAGAGCTTCTTACTCTTTAATCTTTATTTGAATTAATGATGAACTTTCAAACTTCTAAATTAAAACATGTTGCAATTATAATGGATGGCAATGGGCGCTGGGCACAGAACCGCGCCCATCGTCGTGTATGGGGACATGTGCGTGGAAGTTCTGTTGTTAGTGATGTCGTAGAAAAAGCTGACGACATGGGGATTAAGGCCCTAACACTTTATGCATTCTCTACTGAGAATTGGGGCCGCCCACCTTCTGAAATTAGAACTCTTTTTCTTCTTTTAAAGAAGTTCCTTATTAAAGAAAGAACGAGAGTTTTAAAAAATAATATTAAATTTAATATTATTGGTGATATTTCAAAACTTCCTAAAGATACAATTGAAATTATTAATCGACTAAAAGAAGAGTCGAAAGATAATACAGGATTAAAATTAACTTTTGCTTTTGGCTATGGTGGACGTGCAGAAATTATAAGTGCGGTAAATAAGCTAATTGCTGAAGATATTGAAGTGACTGAGGAGAATATCTCTCAAGCTCTTCATGCCCCTGAGTTAGGTGATGTCGACCTAATGATTAGAACTGGGGGAGATCAAAGAATCTCAAACTTTCTATTATGGCAGATTGCATATGGTGAGCTGTATTTTACAGAAACAATGTGGCCAAATTTCACAAGTAAAGAATTTGAAAATATTATTTATGAAGTTGAAAAACGTGAAAGACGTTTTGGACAAGTTTCTGAGACTGAATCGCTTGCTGCTTCTAAAAATAAGATTAGAAAGAATATTAGATTAATAAATTAAACGGATTTAAAATGACAAATACTCAAAAAAGAGTCCTATCTGCCATTGTAATGATAGGTATCGTCGCATTAGCATATTCTATTGGAGTCATTGGTATTGAAGCATTACTTATCGTTGTAAGTGCTGCTTGCTTTTATGAATTTGCTAAAAACTTTCTGTCCCTTAAAGTTACAGGGATTTTCACACTGATTAATTTTGTTTTCTTACTTGGAATCCAATTCTGGGCGATGAACAATCCTCATGTTTTTGAAGGTTTTTTAATTCCTTCTATTGGCTGTCTTTTAAATCTTGTTCTAATTGGTTACTTGTTCGTTTCTCCTATGGAGTCGATGAATTTTGTTAATTTACTTAAACGAGTTACTATCTTGAGTATGGTGATGTTTTTGATCCCATTTCTTAATCTTCATTCACTTCTTAATCGAAGCAACTGGCAAGCTCTTGTAATTATTCTATTAGTTTTTAACTTTGGGATGGATACGGGCGCATGGTTCTTTGGTAAGAACTTCGGAAAAACGAAATTGTGGGCGGCCGTAAGCCCTAATAAAACTGTTGAGGGCCTAATTGGAGGTGCTGCAACATCAGGATTATTAGGAACTTTAGTTTGGTATTATTTAATAGGCGATTTTGCGGTAAAATATATACTGATCTTTTTTATTTTAGGTATTTTGAGTCAGGTCGGGGATTTGATTCAGTCTAAATTGAAAAGACAAATAGGTGTAAAGGATAGCTCGAATTTAATTCCTGGACACGGAGGAGTTTACGATCGAATCGATAGTCTTCTTTTTGTCATTCCGTTTTACACACTATTGTTGAGTTATAAAATTTTATAAGGGTTAGTATGTTAGAGAAAATAGTTATATTTATTTTATTTTTAGGGCCACTAGTATTTTTTCATGAATTAGGACACTTCTTATTTGCCAGACTTTTTGGAGTAAGAGTTGAAGTTTTTTCAATTGGCTTTGGTCCAAAATTATTTAGATGGAAAAAAGGTGATACAGAGTACGCAATCTCACTAATTCCACTTGGTGGTTACGTTAAGATGTTTGGGGATGACCCATTCAATAAAGATGGTATCTCTGAAGAAGAAAAGAAGTTCTCTTTTATTCATAAAAAGAAATGGCAAAGATTTTGGATCGTATTCGGTGGTCCACTTGCTAACTTCATCCTTGCTTTCTTTATTTTCTTTGCCCTTTTCCTGACAGGAGAAAAAGTTCCAGAAATTAAAATTGGAAATGTAGCGAAAGAAACTCGCTTTTATAAATTAGGTTTTAGAAGTGGTGATATTGTAAATAAAGTAAACGAGCATCTAGTTACTTCTCCTAGCGATAT includes:
- the pyrH gene encoding UMP kinase, translated to MKYKRILLKLSGEALAGEAGYGVTHDVLNQISEEVKELVAMGVEVAIVVGGGNIHRGVAGATRGMDRTSSDHMGMLATVINALAMQDSLEQKGVFTRVMSAINMQEVCEPYIRRRAERHLEKKRVVIFAAGTGNPYFTTDTAAALRANEIDAQVIFKATKVDGIYDKDPMKYDDAVKFDQLKYIDVLNKGIKVMDSAAISLCMDNEMEIVVFNMFEKGNIAKAVAGESIGTKVIK
- the frr gene encoding ribosome recycling factor → MINEIKSSLETGMSKSIDSLKHQLTKIRTGRASASVLDGITVDYYGSPTPVNQVGQISTPEARLLQIQPFDKTLISEIEKSIINANLGLNPSNDGNLIRIAFPALTEQTRKEQVKEIKKIGEDSKIAIRNVRRDGNELVKKAEKAKEISEDDSKKFQTEIQTVTDKYTKQVDEIIAAKEKELLTL
- the uppS gene encoding polyprenyl diphosphate synthase — protein: MNFQTSKLKHVAIIMDGNGRWAQNRAHRRVWGHVRGSSVVSDVVEKADDMGIKALTLYAFSTENWGRPPSEIRTLFLLLKKFLIKERTRVLKNNIKFNIIGDISKLPKDTIEIINRLKEESKDNTGLKLTFAFGYGGRAEIISAVNKLIAEDIEVTEENISQALHAPELGDVDLMIRTGGDQRISNFLLWQIAYGELYFTETMWPNFTSKEFENIIYEVEKRERRFGQVSETESLAASKNKIRKNIRLIN
- a CDS encoding phosphatidate cytidylyltransferase — encoded protein: MTNTQKRVLSAIVMIGIVALAYSIGVIGIEALLIVVSAACFYEFAKNFLSLKVTGIFTLINFVFLLGIQFWAMNNPHVFEGFLIPSIGCLLNLVLIGYLFVSPMESMNFVNLLKRVTILSMVMFLIPFLNLHSLLNRSNWQALVIILLVFNFGMDTGAWFFGKNFGKTKLWAAVSPNKTVEGLIGGAATSGLLGTLVWYYLIGDFAVKYILIFFILGILSQVGDLIQSKLKRQIGVKDSSNLIPGHGGVYDRIDSLLFVIPFYTLLLSYKIL